The Triticum urartu cultivar G1812 chromosome 5, Tu2.1, whole genome shotgun sequence genome contains the following window.
cagtcctggaggcgccttaaggcgaccttccggaacccgggagccgaggggacagggcccctgagagctccgagttcggccctcagccgaacaccgcgccggaacctccagcggttctaGGCTCGGGCAGGCCTCCTCCtcctaagaggggcaagacgcctgtgccggtgacctctgtccgtccagaggcgccggacaatctgctgaaagcgcttcgcagcgcttccatccacgaggagcaccacactatcatgagtgcggtgatccagaaggttcagtccgccaagagcggattgactgaagcctgtgccagccttctaacaggctttgaggtaagtgttttaaaatgtagtagaaatattaccgcatagacagtagcccctgatgctttgtttggtgttcacaaagagaAGCCGAGCAGAGGAttaaataatatcgcaggagtctaatatgagtatgtcaatatgcatatgtaggcttcgctgctggcgtccgccgcactgactgcggaggtcgccgtactaaagcaggacctcgaggggtccaggaaagagctcagccttgccaagaggcagctcgaggagaacaagggtaagtaataccctgtctatagatatgtatatataaaagaggatgagattgcaaaatgacaggatcatcgtatgtttgccagaggccacgaccgaggtggcgaccctgaagcaagcactaaccaaggccgaagataaagcggccaaggagcgcaccgagcgagagaagcatgaggctcgggtgggcgaggtgcagcaagagctccagacTCTCGTGGCGAAgtacgaggcgttggagcttgactcaaagacgcgggagtccgagcttgccgcggccctcgagagtgcaaaaagtgccaaggccgaagcccaaaaggccctccaagagatcaacgcgatgaagaagatagcggcgggtaaggctttctatatgcaaagcaagcatgtaaaagtaaattaccgattacttacccgaacccggagctctccaggagcattcgcagatttgccccgcagtgtgtccgatgccgcacaattttaccaggccgaggatggaagctcaacggagaagttcttttggtctcagtatgctgaggccaaacacccggtgccaatgagcgaccagttgaagcagatggtcgagctacataaggcggccgatcgggccatgaagagctttatagtccggctgtggcctggcgacgcccttccgaacagcttcttcggcctggtgaggtggcttgtggatgcctgcccgtgGCTGGAGgccgtcaagcgatctgtctgcattgagggtgcacgccgggctttcgcccgtgtgaaattgcagtgggtcaagctggacgccgtgaagctgatcaaggaggggccgccggagggcaaggagcaccgccaccccgagatgtactacgagggtgttctgccgggtgcccgtctcatcgcggacgagtgttcaaaagatgtaatatttgaatgagacttgctcatTTTATCCTGTGTTTATGAAAACTTgattcatatgcgctatgcaacgcttgttggaatctaaaatatttccttctgtttggctgtttatccaatctgagagatggctagtcctcggcttctgcccccatgccacgagtgctggggtgttcgggataaacctgagcactcttgttcccatgtttgggtccttcgagggaggtgctcagcatagcgaacaaggcaaccagactaataatgttttatcactctcacttagccatagaattctataattttaaatttcggcgaagcccctggtattcggaaggccgaatttggggcgcgatacacgcctttaagccggacagggccggcccttcgctctaagcggcataagtctttagggactcgaaaacctcgccgaacagcgaccagtctctcgccttatcatgacagtcagttttagctttctctactgaggtgctgaacccagcagaaccggggcacaatcgcagtagttctcctagcgctaccttagccgatagagcggaacgtaaggtaccaaaacataggagccgggcaaacccaacatttgaccaaagacatgattcggagctgatgcatataatgctataagttcggggtgccgcacttgtgaaagtgttcggacttttcacaccgcattgtggggtacgtaagcccctagtgtattggccgtaccaaagtgtacggttgcatggcgtcattaatgaacacacacacacatatatatatatataacaagaatgcaataatagtcataatgtcatgcgttgtttattcaaaaaattgcgttaaagaagaatgatacagatagtgcaataagcaaagagtaggactatgtcccttccaagggcaagctgaggaatgatattaaatcgaatatttcgctcattactgtaatccacctgggaatttcgtggtatgacgtagctctctgcctccttggttgctgcgtcacgtgttcggcaatagtgctgccgaacagtgtttccagagattaaggtcctgaaaaaaggaaaaataaccaaacgggaagcccctagtgcggtttaagccgcatCTTGGGCGTGCTGCAGTTGTGCCACcttccccacctgtgcccatggtatttttaatgcgtaattatgtacgtgcggcatgagtttcgccgttgggctgggcttggggtggccgccgcattgctacgtgagctcagatcgcgccaggcggtctatttgccgattgctccgagggcgcttgaaggtgtccgggctttgaagcgccgaactggttgattgccttgagaggctactttgcgcttctgctgcgagggctgcggtgtgctcctctattcggagggagcgctctatgtttccattaactgtaataactccgcgaggtcctggcatcttgagcttgaggtatgcataatgcggtaccgcactgaatctagcaaatgcagttcgcccgagcagcgagtgataaccactacggaacgggactatatcgaagattaactcttcgcttcggaagttatccggggatccgaagaccacttccagtgtaattgagcctgtgcaatgggtctctacacctggaatgacgcctttaaaggtcgtttttgtgggtttgatccttgaggggtctatacccattttgcgcactgtgtcctgataaagcaggttcaggctgctgccgtcatccataaggactcgagtgaggtgaaatccgtcaatgatggggtctagcaccagtgcggcgaatccgccatgacggatactagtggggtggtccctgcgatcgaaggtgacaGGAGGACCAATGGTTgaattttggggtgactggctccaacgcatatacgtccctgagcgcatgcttctgctccctcttggggatgtgggttgcgtatatcatgttcaccgtccgcacttgcgggggaaacctcttctgtccagtgtgcggctgccggggctcctcctcgtcatcgctatgcggccccttgtccttgttttcggcaattaacttgccggtatgtttgaacacccaacaatctctgttggtgtgattggctggcttgtctggggtgccgtgtatttgacacgaatgatcgagtatacggtccaagctagacggacccggcgtactttgtttgaatggctttttccactgaccaggtttagagcctttgaatccggaattgactgccgtatcctcagtattttcgctgttaatgcggcacttatgtttgttgcgatgtgacctgctattgccgtccttggtatctgaggtgccatggttctttgatatgttattactgcgagccagccagctgtcttctcccacacaaaagcgggtcatgagcgtcgtgagagctgccatagatttcggcttttcctgaccaaggtgtcgggctagccactcgtctcggatattgtgtttgaaagccgctaaggcctccgcatccggacagtcgatgatttgatttttctttgtaaggaaccgagtccagaattgcctggccgactcttctggctgctgaattatgtggctgaagtcatcggcgtctggtggtcgaacataagtgccctgaaagttgtcgaggaatgcgacttccagatcttcccaacagctaatggagtccgctggcaagttgttaagccaatgccgcgctggtcctttgagctttggtgggaggtatttgatggcgtgtaagtcatcaccgcgggccatgtggatgtggaggaggaaatcctcgatccatactgcgggatctgttgtgccgtcgtatgattcaatatttacaggtttgaaaccttctggaaattgatgttccattacttcgtctgtgaagcatagggggtgtgcggcgcctctttattgggctatatcgcgacgcagctcgaatgggtcttgcccgctgtgttcggcccggccggatttgcttttactgtatccggcatgacgtttatcgtctcgcagagtggtgcgccatcgtgatccgtagattgatcttgcatgctttgctatgtcctccaatatgtctcgcaggtctggcgtatctccccttgcctttttatttgaatggcgttggggtggaggctgagcttttggctggaatgcctctctatcgcggccacgaggtggccgatcagccgtatcatacgcttcttcctccagtcgaggtagtaacctacactttgggtaattcttggaggggcgctcgagtttatattcctcggccgcgaggacttcagtccatctgccagctagcagatcttgatcagcttgaagctgctgctgatttttcttcaggctatttgccatggccataagccggcgcttgaagcactcttgttcgacgggatcctctggtacggcgacttcgtcgtcgccgaggcttgcctcatcttcggaggggggcatgtaattgccatcctcctcctctccgtctgccgctctctcaggagagccggctcctccatcctcctgctctaaatcttgctggaggggattgttgttgtcttcggcactatccggagtgttattatctcctgtgccggtatcaccacttttgctttggcgggacttagagcggcgccgctgacgtcggcgcttgggttgcttcttggaggggtcatcctccgctatctcgtcgccattgccttctttgggtgtatccaccatgtatatgtcatatgacgaggtggctttccagtgccctataggtgttggttcttgttcgtctcctacatcgtcgtccataccgttgatgtcttcggagtcgaagtcgagcatgtcggttaaattatcgacagtggctacgaagtgggtggtgggtgggcgttgaatttcctcgtcgtccgcatcccaatcctgttggccatagtccggccagggctctcctaacaaagagagagaccttagtgaattcagaatgtcgccgaagggcgagtgctgaaagatatccgcggcggtgaattccatgatcggcgcccaatcggatttgattaGCAGGGGCGCAGATGGTTCGGAGTctggaaaagagtccggcaccttggagtcacgggcttcgcggAGAATTAGGcgggtgttcggctcgatcgccgttgagactgcaacccctgaggcggtgtctagccacccgtcctcgattggcgcagttggctccgagctaagggtcggagctgatgcgggcgcggcctctggggtactgttcggcggcagagctaggtcatacccatcgtgacagtgcggcgcgcccggctgtcgctcgaatccgtcgaagatcaagtctccgcggatgtcggccatgtagttcaaacttccaaatctgacctgacggccaggggcgtagctttcaatctgctccagatggccaagcgaattagcccgcagtgcaaaaccgccgaatacgaagatctgtccggggagaaaagtctcaccttggaccgcatcgctatcgatgatagtaggagccatcaagcctaacggcgacgacacagaggaactctcaatgaaaacaccaatgtcggtgtcaaaaccggcagatctcgggtagggggtcctgaactgtgcgtctaggccggatggtaacaggaggcaggggacataatgttttacccaggttcgggccctcttgatggaggtaaaaccctacgtcctgcttgattaatattgatgatatgggtagtacaagagtagatctaccatgagatcggagaggctaaaccctagaagctagcctatggtatgattgtatgttgtggttgttgtcctacggactaaaacccttcggtttatatagacaccggagagggttagggttacacaaggtcggttacaaaggaggagatatacatatccgtattgcctagcttgcgttccacgccaagtagagtcccatccggacacgagacgaagtcttcaatcttgtatcttcgtagtctaacagtccggccaatggagatagtccggctgtccggagacccctaatccaggactccctcagtgtcGGTGAAGTCGATGCCAGCACGCTGTCGGAATCCACGAACGACCCAGCGCACGTTATAGCGATCAAGGGTACCATCGGGACGGAGCTTGTGTTTGAAGACCCACTTCCCGGTAATCATGTTGGCTTGCCGGGGACGGGGAACAAGCTGCCACGTCCGATTGCGCAACAGGGCGTCAAACTCCTCTTGCATCGCAGCCATCCAAAGCGGGTCACGAAGAGCGGCTCGGACGGAGGATGGCAATGGCGATGGCTCAGAGGTGGATGCCGCAAGGACGTAGTCATCCGCGGCGTAGCGTGAGCTCGGGCGAAAAACGCCCGTACAGGCACGGGTGACCGGACCGGCCATGGGTGCCGGAGGCGCGGGGGCCGGGGGCGCCGAGGGGGGCATCAGGGCCGGGGGCGCCGAGGGGGGCATCAGGGCCGGGGGCGCCGAGGGGGCCGCGGGCGCCAGGGGGCCGTGGCTGTAGGAGGCACCGCATGCGGGGGCGCGCCTCAAAGCCAGGGGCGGGCCAAGAGAGGCGCGCGAGCGCCCTGGGAGCGGCGTCGAGGAGCCCGCATCACCGGTGGCGGGAGGAACAGCCGGAGGTACCTGCTGAAACGGAAACACATGCTCATCAAAGTAAACGTGTCGGGAAGTGAACACACGGTGGGAGACAGGATCATACCACCGATATCCCTTGGAGTTGGAAGGGTAGCCGATGAAGATGCAAGCGACAGAACGAGGTGCGAGTTTGTGAGGAGCGGAGTCCGCGGTGCTAGGATAGCAAAGGCACCCGAAAATACGCAAGCCATCATAAGATGGGGGCGTACCGAAGAGAAGATGGTGAGGTGCATAGTTCCACCGTGGGCGGCAAGGGCGAAGGTTAAGGAGAAGTGAAGTAGTAGCGAGTGCATCCGGCCAGAAACGAGGCGGCACATTAGCGTGGAACAGGAGCGTCCAAACGCAGTCGTTCAGAGTGCGAAGGACGCGTTCGGCTCTACCATTCTGCTGTGAAGTATACGGGCATGTGAGACGAAAAACGGTGCCGTGGTGCGACAGAAAAGTGCGGAAAGCAAGATTGTCGAACTCTTTTCCATTGTCAGTCTGAAGAGCAAGGATGGGACGCCCAAACTGCATGCTGACATAGGAGTAAAAGGCCGACAAAGTGGAGAGTGCATCCGACTTTCGTCGTAAAGGAAACGTCCACACATAGTGAGAATAATCATCAAGAATAACCAAATAATATAAATAGCCCGAATTACTAGGAACCGGAGAGGTCCACACATCGCTGTGAATCAACTGATAAGGAAAAGAAGCTATGGTGGTGGAGTTATTAAACGGAAGGCGGACATGTTTGCCAACACGACAAGCATGACAGGTGTGATCCTCTATCTTATTACAACTGAAACTGAAACTCTTAAGAATATGACGAAGTGTGACGGGGTTGGGATGACCCAAACGAGCGTGCCAGAGATCGACGCCGGCGGAGAGAGCAACCAGTGCGGTGGTGGAGGTGGACGGCGGATGCACCGGATAGAGCTCGTCGAGGCTGTCACATCGGTGAAGAACCATCCTGGTTCGAGCGTCCTTGACACAAAAACCAAGCTCGTCAAATTCAACAGTAACAGGATTTTCACGGGTTAAACAACGAACGGAAACAAGGTTCTTAATAAGATAAGGTGACACAAGAATGTTAGACAAAGAAATAGGCATAGAAGTAGAGGGAAAAGAAGTGTGCCCGACATGTGTGATAGGTAGTGTGGAACCGTCGCCGGCAATGATGCGGCGGTCGGTGGTGACAGAAGTGAAGGAGGCAAGATTACCAGGATGAGCAAACATGTGAGCCGTAGCACCGGTGTCCATGTGCCAATCACCGCCTCCAGTGTAGTTGTTCGGCGTAGGAGCAACATGCAGCGCGGCGAGAAGCATCGGATGCCGGCGGCAGGGCCGGCGAGGGCGGCGACGGGGCCGCAGAGAGACCGTAGGCGCCGCTCATCTGCGGCAGTGGGTATCCTTCATACGGCTGCGGAGCCGCGTAGTACGCTTGGTGCGCCGGTGGGCGTGGCACGGGAAGCGTCGGTGCAGGAGCCCGTGGAACGGACATGGTGTATGCATGTACGACACCGGTCCAGGGGTTGTAGCCGGAGGCCCATGGGGGCGGCACCTGGAGCTGCGGCGGCGCCTGAAACTACTGCCGCGGGCCAGCTtgctgcggctgctgctgctgaccACCGCGGCGGCCACCGCGCCGGCCCCCGCGGCACTTTTCAGCCTGAGGAGCGGGCGGGCTGTACGGCAGTGGCAGGAGCCCCGGCTGCTGGGGCGCCGGGAAAGGCGCCTGATGACGCTGCTGGGGTGCCGGGGTAGCGGGAGGCGCCGAAGGCCCGCCGTGGGTGGTGCCGGCGGCGAGGGCGGTGTGGAGGGCGCGCGTCTTCGCCTGCTTCATCCGCCGCTCCTCCAAGCGGAGGTACGCAACGAACTTGACGAAGGACGGGTTGGGGATGAGGCTGAGGTTCCCCGCGGCGTTGCCCAAGTCCTCGTTGAGCCCGGCGGTGAGCGTGCTGAGGAGGAGGTCATCATCGACCTTGGCGCCGATATCCCGAAGCTCGTCAGCGAGAGTCTTAAGGCGGCGACAATAGCCGTGATGAAGGTGTTGTCCTGATGACACCCAAAGTACTCTTGCTACAAAAAATGCGACACTGGAGCTTGTTGTCGGTGAAGAGGCCATTCAGCTTGGTCCACACGGCGCAGGCATCGTCACCGTCCGTCACGACCGTCTGGAAGAGGTCGGGCGTGATGGTGAGGAAAAACCAGCGGGTGATCGTGATGTCGATGGTGGACCAGTCGTGAAACTCGGGGACGAGGCTGGAGTCGACGGTGCCGTCCACGTGGTCCATGAAATGATACTCCCGGAACACGAGGGAGAAGTACGTCTTTCATATGTAGTAAGAGGAATCCGCCTGGGAAAGACGAACCGGCACCCGCTCGAAGATGTTGAGCTTACGGATGTCGTTGACGTCGGAAGGATTGGCGTCGGCGAACGGGTTGAAGTTGGTGGACGTGAATGACGTGACGGACGATATGGCGAGGACAAGACGGCATGGGTGTTGCGGTGAAAGCTGAGAGGAAGGGGATGGCTACGACACGGAGCAGCGCCGGCGGCACTAGGTAGCGGCGGCGGCTGCTTGGTGGAGCAGCTCGGACTAGCAGGCTATCGGGGGCGGCGTGGCGCTTCGGTGCGTTGGCCGCGATTGATCTGGTAGCTTGCGGAGCGAGCTAGCGATGGATGTGGTGGCTTGCGTAGGTATTGATCTGGTGGCTTGCGTAGCTAGCTAGTGATTGATCTGGTGACGGGCGGTGTTGACGGCTAGCGGGAGCGATCGGGAGACGCACAGCTCGCGGGAGCGGGTAGCGCTAGCGTGCGCAACCGGCGTGGGAGAcgcacgggcggcggcggcggcgcgggaggaggcgcgcggcggcggcagcggaagATTAAGGTTAGAACCTAAAAACTGATATCATATTGAATGTGAGAATTGCATGATGTATTAATTCGGTGCAATGTGCACGGTATATATGAGTATAATATGGGGCCTCTATCTTAATCTATACAACAAACTAAAAAGATGGGCCTAATGTATAAAAGACAATATACATGCACAAATAATATCCTCAACAAAGACCATCCATTCACATTCCCTGCTCTGCATGAGAACAGGTAACACAACTGAAATTTCATCAAGTGATAATGGGAATGGCACTCCACAAGTCCACATTCATTGAGTCTTATCAACTTTTATTATGGCTAATTGGCTAGTGCCCAGCTCCAACACTGACCAACACTAGTAGATGCATCCTGAAGAAACTCTGAACCTCACGCACGCACAGTGCACGGCTACGGGGGGTAACTCTGAACTACGCCAGCATCACCAGCAGCACAAGGAGGCTGGACAGCGCGATCGGCCACACagcagcggcggcagcagcatGTCCGGCGCCAATTGTGTAGACAGAGACGCAGAAGGAGCAGCGGCAGCCTCTGTCGCAACAATCGTAGTCGTCGCCGAGCCGCACTTGCAGGCCGCCGCTGGTCATCGAGTTGTTGGACAGCCTGCACATCCAATCGCACGTCGCCTTGTCGATTGGTCCCAGACGGGCATACACCGTGCAGACCCACATTCCGAGCCCGTCGGTGTAGTGCTGAACATCGACCTCTGCCGCCGCCGGCGTAGCCATGCCTGAAATTCAGATCGTTTCGTGTGTGAGCTATCATGTGGGTAGGCCGCAGTTGGCCGTGGGTTGGAGATCAAGTGGGCTACACTACATACCGGGACCGGagctcagcagcagcagcaaaaGGGCGATGGTGGCACCGCGTCCTGCCTTCATCTCTGGTCGTCACAAGTTCCTAGTAGAACAAGTGAAGAACATGTCGTATGATCAGTAAAAAGGAACAAGTTGTTGCGCTACTCTAACGAGTTCTTGTTCCCATGAGAAACAGACTAATGCCCCAAGGTGAGACAGAGTAAAATTCTACGGCTATTTGGAAAGAAGCTACCAGGGTGCAGATCCCAGTGCGTAACAGGCTAACGACACAGCTGGTCTACCACAGTAGTATGGTTGGGAAGCAAAATCGACCAAGAAAACAAGATGAAAGCTACCAGTACTCTACTGATGTACTGCTGAATGTAATGTTGATGCGGCGAAATCACGCACTGCTACGTACTAACCTGCACAAGCACGCAGCCACTGGCCTGCAACGCTGACGCCGGCACGGGCGGACGGACTCGCCTGGAGACTGGAGACTGGAGACTGGAGTGGAGTGGACGATGATGAACAGCAAGCGATGACACTGCTCACCTCGGGTCCGTAATTTATATAGAGCCCAACTCCATGGGTGGAAGCAGTGCAAGCTCGTTCCCCTGTACATGGCCGGCCCATCCACCACTCGAGACTCGACACGTAAGTAGAGTGCAGAGAGAGATGAGGTCGAGTCTGAGGCCGGCAGTGCCGATCTGGGAGACTGTGGACATCTCTGCCTAGCTGAGACTGGCAGTGAATAAGCAACAAGACGACTATACGAGATTGGCAACTGTGTTGCGCAGGTCCAATTTCGGCACACTTTGCATTAGTTTTGGTGCCTGTGGTGGGCAATGGGCCAATGGCCACTCCTTCTCTTCCACTGGACTGGAGTTATTTCGATGGATCTGTATCTCCATGGTGAAGTAGCCGCGGCCAAGCCACACCCACATGCTCTCAAATACTAATAAGAGTTAACAGATGCACTTTATCACAATTATATAGGTAGCTAGGATGTTTCCATGTCATGATCTGCATGCTATAGTTTCAGGTACAAAACATTCAAGGTTTCTTTTCTTTGCACCAACATACAGTAGAAAAAGGTAATCAATCTTGCGTGTTTTTTTCTACAAGAACTAGCATAATGCCTGTGCGTTGTTACGAAAACACAAAATTTGATTTCAGTCGTACTGGATTTCTAGTATGGCAACAACCAATGAACTtgctaagagcaactctagccGATCCCTTAAAAATATAAAAAAGTATCCGGTCGAGTAAAACTTACTGAAATAATTATACTTCACTATTTGACCGCACCAAGCCAATCTCATAAATTTAGTGGAGTAAAAGGCAAATTTGGATATGATGCGGAGTAAAACGCAAATTTGGATATGATGAACAGAGATTCCACTTATAAACAAACTTCTTAACCGAATTTGGATATGAAGCCGTCGCCGCCGTTGTCCTCCTCTTCACTTTACTGGACAATgaccccccctccccctccccccgcccGCTCACTGCTCGTACAACGCTTCGTCCCCACTAGCTCGGGGTGTTGGAGGCGGAGCTCTCCATGTATGCCTCGTCAGCAACCTCCGGGGCGAGCCTTTCCCTCGCCTCCCGGTCCTACCTTGCCACCCGCGCGGTCACTACCCCCGGCTCAACTGGATCGAGCAACATAGCTCACCCCACTCAAAATTCCGGCGGGCCTCGGCGCTGTGCAGCCGGACTGACCAAAATATCGTACTCACGGGCGGCAAGATCAGTGGAGTGGAAGGATCTAAGCCACAATATTTCGTGGGTCTCCCGCTTCGTGATGTCGGCCATCCACGTCCCCCATGCCCGATGTCGCACATCGCGGTACCACCTCTGTGATGGAAACAGGTCGGGAAAGCCGGCGAGCCTGTCGGATGGGGCCGCGCTCGAGGAAGCGCCGTGGTGGCGGCGTGAGGAGGATGCATCGGTGCTGCGCTCGTGGCGGCACGGATCCGTGCTGCGGATGGGTGGTGGGGAGCGGCAGCCACAGGATCCAGCCATGGCGGCACGGGTGGGTGCAGGAGCGGCGAGGGAGTCACCGGGGAGATGTGGGCGACCGAGGATTGAGGGGAGAAGAGGCCAAGAGGCTTGGAGATTTTTTACTCCGGGGCCGAGCGGTGTAGTATTTTTACTCGCCGATTGAATGGTGGAGTAAACGCTATACTTCTCTATGGGTTTTAGGAGATCGACTAGGTCTTGGTTAGAGGAGTAAAACCAGAATTTTACTCCTATAACCGATTTAAGGGATTGGCTAGAGTTGCTCTAAGACCTGCAATTATGACAAAGTTCAGGCGACCGAGTGGTTTGGCGCTGAGAGTCGTAGAAATAACTCAA
Protein-coding sequences here:
- the LOC125506415 gene encoding uncharacterized protein LOC125506415 codes for the protein MKAGRGATIALLLLLLSSGPGMATPAAAEVDVQHYTDGLGMWVCTVYARLGPIDKATCDWMCRLSNNSMTSGGLQVRLGDDYDCCDRGCRCSFCVSVYTIGAGHAAAAAAVWPIALSSLLVLLVMLA